The genomic DNA GCGGTCTTCGTCAGCGGCCACCGTTTCTGGACGGAGGTCGCGGCGACGGAGCGCGTGGAGGGCCGGATGCGGCTGAAGCACGCCCACGACACGACACCGGCGGACGACAGGGCGGACAATGGGTGAGATGAGCCTCACATCGCCGAAGCACACGAGAGGCGGCGATCGATCATGGCCGACCACCCGCACGCACTCCTCGTCCGCAAGGGCTACGACGCCTTCGTCCGCGGCGACATGGACACCCTGCGCGGGCTGATGTCCTCGGACGTCACGCACCACGTACCCGGCACCCACCCGCTGTCCGGCGACTTCAAGGGCCAGGACGCGGCCATCGACATGTACGGCCGACTCTTCACCCAGACGAACGGCACCCTGCGCGTCGAACTGCGCAACGTCCTCGTCGACGGCCGGGGCCACGCGGTCACGCTCCACCACGTCACGGCCGAGCGCGACGGCAAGCACATCGACGAAACCGGCGGCATCGTCTTCCGCATCCTCGGCGACAAAATCACGGACCTGGACGAGTGCGTCGAGGACATCGACAGGTCGAACGAGTTCTGGTCCTGACCCCGCCCGCCACCCGCCCCGCGGCGCGCTGCCCGAAGGCCCAGGTCCTCGACTACGGCTTCCGCAGCGCCCGTTGGGCCACCATCAAGGCCGTCACAGCCCCTACGACCGCCACCCCGCCGGCACCGACACCGACGGCCCGGAAGCCGCGCGTCGACCGCCAGGACAGCACCGACCAGCGCGACTGCGCGGACAGCACGGACCCGGTGCTCAGCCACGACCCGGCCGAGACGAACGACAGGGCCGAGCCGATCGACCCGACCGACAGCGCGCTCCCGATCGACCCGACGGACAAGCTCGACCCGACGGACCCGATGGACAACACCGACCCCACCGAACCGATCGACAACACCGAGTCCGTCGACCACAGGGACAACACGGAACCCGAGGGCGTGGCGCCAGGTTGAGTCATGAGCCCATCCTGCCCATCGCCCCCGAAAACCGCGAGCGTCCTTGGGCACCTTCCGTAGAATCCCGCGGGTGACCGGAAGCGTCGTGCTGTGGGACTTCGACGGAACCCTGGCGTACCGGGACGGCAGGTGGCGCGGGTGCCTGGTGGACGCGCTGACCGAGGTCGCACCCGGTCACGGCGTGACCCGCGCCGACCTGGCACCCGGGTTGCGCGACGGATTTCCCTGGCATCGGCCGGAGACCGGGCATCCTGACCTGAACACCCCTGACGCCTGGTGGGACGCCCTTCATCCGCTCTTCGTGAAGGCGTACGTCGGCGCGGGCGTCGCCGCCGAACCGGCCGCCCTCGCCGCACTGGGCGTACGGGCGCACTACATCGACGCGACCCGCTGGACCGTCTTCCCCGACACAGTCGCCGCGCTGGCGGAACTGACCGCGGCCGGCTGGCTCCACGTCGTGGTCAGCAACCACGTCCGGGAACTCGACGACCTGCTCCGGGATCTCGGCCTCGCCGGACATGTCGCGACCGTGGTCAACTCCTCGCTGATCGGCTGGGAGAAGCCGCACCGCCGGATCTTCGAGACGGCCCTGGATCTGGCCGGACGTCCCGAGCGGGTCTGGATGGTCGGTGACAACCCGGTGGCCGACATCGCCGGAGCGCGGGCCCTCGGCATCCCCGGCATCCTCGTCAGTCCGGGAGAGAGCGGGCTGCGACCTGCCGTGCGGCGCATCCTCCAGGGCGATGTGGACTCCATGTGGACTCCGAGCACAGGAAGAGGCCTCCCGGGGATCTCCCCGGAAGGCCTCTGAACTGCTGTTTATCCTGGTGGGCGCGGACGGTTTCGAACCGCCGACATTCGCCTTGTAAGGGCGACGCTCTACCCCTGAGCTACGCGCCCAGGACGAGTCGACAGCCTACATTGCCGGGGGGCCTGTCCTGCAAACCCGTATCGGCACGGAAGACAGGTCAGGGCCGTGTCGGGGGTTTTCCCCACCCCGAGTCCGGGAGCGCACCGGATGCCCCGGAGGAGCGTCGCTCTCTACGGTCGAGGAGAGCCGTAGGAGTCATCGGGACTCCGCGACCGCCCCAGGGGGAAATCACCGTGACCCGCACCCGCACCACCCGCCGTGTCCTCACCGCGACCGCCGGCGTCGCCCTGCTTCTCGCGGGTGCCACCGCCTGCGGCACCGCCTCCGCCGGCGACGACAAGCACCCCGATCACCGCACTTTCGCGCTGCCCGGCCGTACCCTCACCATCGACTCCGACGACTCGGCGCTCGAAGTCGTCGCCTCGGACGCGAACCCGGCGGGGAAGATCGAGGTCACCCGGTGGTGGCAGGGCAAGGTGGCGATCGGTTCCGAT from Streptomyces sp. NBC_01478 includes the following:
- a CDS encoding nuclear transport factor 2 family protein, with translation MADHPHALLVRKGYDAFVRGDMDTLRGLMSSDVTHHVPGTHPLSGDFKGQDAAIDMYGRLFTQTNGTLRVELRNVLVDGRGHAVTLHHVTAERDGKHIDETGGIVFRILGDKITDLDECVEDIDRSNEFWS
- a CDS encoding HAD family hydrolase, which gives rise to MTGSVVLWDFDGTLAYRDGRWRGCLVDALTEVAPGHGVTRADLAPGLRDGFPWHRPETGHPDLNTPDAWWDALHPLFVKAYVGAGVAAEPAALAALGVRAHYIDATRWTVFPDTVAALAELTAAGWLHVVVSNHVRELDDLLRDLGLAGHVATVVNSSLIGWEKPHRRIFETALDLAGRPERVWMVGDNPVADIAGARALGIPGILVSPGESGLRPAVRRILQGDVDSMWTPSTGRGLPGISPEGL